The following are from one region of the Harpia harpyja isolate bHarHar1 chromosome 4, bHarHar1 primary haplotype, whole genome shotgun sequence genome:
- the FBLN7 gene encoding fibulin-7, with protein sequence MPGERCRLPLLLLLPPLLLLLLLLLPAAPAPQSCLSRQQLLAAIRQMQQLLKGQETRFAEGLRVMKSRLSTLHASLAKAAPEPLAASCPALQAPVDGRKFGTKYLVEHEVHFTCDPGFQLLGSSTRTCQANGSWTGQEPHCAEISECSSSPCQNGGTCLEGLNQYKCLCPQQWTGATCQYQAQTAPPAWSVTDDPAFSRQPRCAQIDRTQHCSCEPGFHMSGTAANGLCQDLNECEVYRREGGPRLCAHACVNLPGSYRCACPGGYVLLGDGKSCEDIDECALSQDNCTRGTTCINTGGGFQCVSPQCPQPAGNVTYVKTSPFQCERNPCPMESRSCHQAPKTISFHYLPLPSNLLTPTPLFRMATAAAPGRPGPDSLRFGIVGGNNRGHFVMQRSDRQTGELILVQSLKGPQTIQVDVDMSEYLDRVFQAKHVSKITVFVSAYEF encoded by the exons ATGCCGGGGGAGCGGTGCCgcctcccgctgctgctgctgctgccgccgctgctgctgctgctgctcctgctgctcccggcggcgccggcgccccag AGCTGcctcagcaggcagcagctcctggccgcCATCCGGCAGATGCAGCAACTGCTGAAGGGGCAGGAGACGCGCTTTGCCGAGGGCCTCCGTGTGATGAAGAGCCGGCTGAGCACCTTGCACGCCTCCCTGGCCAAAGCCGCCCCTGAGCCACTGGCCG cctcctgccctgcccttcaAGCCCCCGTGGATGGGAGGAAGTTTGGGACCAAGTATTTGGTGGAGCACGAGGTTCACTTCACCTGTGACCCGGGCTTCCAGCTCCTGGGCTCCAGCACGCGGACGTGCCAGGCCAACGGCAGCTGGACCGGACAGGAGCCCCACTGCGCAG AGATCAGTGAGTGCTCGAGCAGCCCCTGCCAGAACGGTGGGACGTGCCTCGAGGGGCTGAACCAGTACAAGTGCCTCTGCCCCCAGCAGTGGACTGGAGCCACCTGCCAGTACCAGGCGCAGACGG CTCCTCCCGCCTGGAGCGTCACGGATGACCCGGCATTCAGCCGCCAGCCCCGCTGTGCCCAGATCGACCGGACCCAGCACTGCAGCTGTGAGCCCGGCTTCCATATGAGTGGCACGGCCGCCAACGGCCTCTGCCAGG ACCTCAACGAGTGCGAGGTGTACAGGCGGGAGGGGGGTCCCCGGCTCTGCGCCCACGCCTGCGTCAACCTCCCCGGCTCCTACCGCTGCGCCTGCCCCGGTGGGTACGTCCTCCTGGGTGACGGCAAGAGCTGCGAAG ACATCGATGAGTGTGCCCTGTCCCAGGATAACTGCACGAGGGGGACCACCTGCATCAACACGGGGGGGGGCTTCCAGTGTGTCAGCCCCCAGTGCCCTCAGCCCGCCGGCAATGTCACCTACGTCAAAACATCACCCTT CCAGTGCGAGCGCAACCCCTGCCCGATGGAGAGCCGGTCATGCCACCAAGCACCCAAAACCATCTCCTTCCACTACCTTCCCTTGCCTTCCAACCTGCTGACGCCCACCCCGCTCTTCCGCATGGCCACGGCGGCGGCACCCGGCCGGCCGGGACCTGACAGCCTGCGCTTCGGCATCGTGGGGGGCAACAACCGCGGCCACTTCGTGATGCAGCGCTCGGACCGGCAGACCGGGGAGCTCATCCTGGTGCAGAGCCTCAAGGGTCCCCAGACCATCCAGGTGGACGTGGACATGTCCGAGTACCTGGACCGTGTCTTCCAGGCCAAGCACGTGTCCAAAATCACCGTCTTCGTCTCCGCCTACGAGTTTTAG
- the MERTK gene encoding tyrosine-protein kinase Mer isoform X2 codes for MGGGRWALLWALLAALRPSRGGADDADRNRGLRPYLSAESHRPERSVATVGHWPHRSPEQPQDEPSASSLGQIKFNPTVQHIVINEHKDVTFNCSIKVPRLLLRPETPGISLWKDGRELHVLDRIATSHFEIADEEEVAMTSTFSILAAQRSDNGSYVCKLNISGTEVVSDPISVQLEGLPHFIRQPEKLNVTKNSPFNLTCQAVGPPEPVEIYWFRNNVQVNEKPHISPSVLTVPGLNETTLFSCEAHNSKGLTASNPGQVNVKGIPSAPTSVHVLNRTAHSIVISWVPGFDAFSALNSCSVQVKEAVPRNNVSLLLFNTSVPPHVYHIQQLGPMADYNIRVSCRNEVGWSAFSPWITASTTEGAPTTPPLNVTVSFNESVSSVEIRWVKPPLGKIHGELQGYHIWYRWQNSKELNISAEAQPNTSVAVLPVVATNATCSVRVAAITKGGVGPFSSPVEVFIPGSGLITSAPSSTPASGNVDSFIVALGFICGTIAVGLILCLSVVIQKRCVETKYGNAFSSNDLELAVNYTAKKSYCRRAVELTLGSLGVSSELQQKLQDVVVDRNALSLGKVLGEGEFGSVMEGHLSQPEGTPQKVAVKTMKLDNFSQREIEEFLSEAACMKDFDHPNVIKLLGVCIELSSQQVPKPMVILPFMKYGDLHSFLLRSRLEMAPQFVPLQTLVKFMVDIALGMEYLSSRHFLHRDLAARNCMLRDDMTVCVADFGLSKKIYSGDYYRQGRIAKMPVKWIAIESLADRVYTTKSDVWAFGVTMWEIVTQGMTPYPGVQNHEIYEYLFHGQRLKKPEDCLDELYEIMSACWRANPTTRPTFSQLKVHLEKLLEHLPTVRGSRDIIYINTSLPEESPDSTQDSGFPQADSDLDPGDVAEPCSPRAETALVAVDVHHNERWGTRYVLEEQLGGPAEEAYVPLLPKGVAGEGSEWTQASTLPASSSLAPELPCTNSCMEDSEVLLGKGEPVQSGV; via the exons atgggcGGCGGGCGGTGGGCGCTGCTCTGGGCGCTGCTGGCGGCCCTGCGCCCGTCCCGCGGCGGAGCCG ACGACGCTGACCGAAATCGAGGTCTAAGGCCATACCTGTCGGCAGAGTCCCACCGCCCTGAGCGAAGCGTGGCCACTGTTGGTCACTGGCCTCACCGGAGCCCAGAGCAGCCCCAGGACGAGCCCTCAGCCAGCTCTCTAGGACAGATTAAGTTTAACCCCACGGTGCAACACATCGTGATTAATGAGCACAAGGATGTCACGTTTAATTGCTCCATCAAAGTACCTCGGCTGCTGCTCAGGCCAGAGACCCCGGGCATTTCCTTGTGGAAGGATGGGAGGGAGCTGCATGTGCTGGACCGCATCGCCACCAGCCACTTCGAGATTGCCGACGAAGAGGAGGTGGCAATGACTTCCACCTTCAG CATCCTTGCCGCCCAGCGCTCGGATAACGGCTCCTACGTCTGCAAACTCAATATCTCTGGCACTGAGGTGGTGTCAGATCCAATCTCGGTGCAGCTGGAAG GGCTCCCACACTTCATTCGTCAGCCCGAGAAGCTGAATGTCACCAAGAACAGTCCCTTCAACCTCACATGCCAAGCCGTGGGCCCACCAGAGCCTGTGGAGATCTACTGGTTTCGCAACAACGTCCAAGTGAATGAAAAGCCCCACATCTCCCCGTCAGTCCTGACCGTGCCAG GTCTTAATGAAACAACACTGTTCAGCTGTGAGGCTCACAACAGTAAAGGGCTAACTGCGTCCAACCCGGGGCAGGTCAACGTGAAAG GAATACCATCTGCACCCACCAGTGTGCATGTCCTCAACAGAACGGCCCACAGTATCGTGATATCCTGGGTGCCGGGCTTTGATGCATTCTCTGCCTTGAACAGCTGCAGTGTCCAG GTCAAGGAAGCTGTTCCACGAAACAACGTCTCACTTCTGCTCTTCAACACCTCGGTGCCTCCCCACGTGTATCACATCCAGCAGCTGGGGCCCATGGCAGACTATAACATCCGTGTTTCCTGCAGGAATGAAGTCGGCTGGTCAGCATTTAGCCCCTGGATAACCGCCAGCACCACTGAGGGAG CTCCGACCACCCCACCACTGAACGTCACAGTGTCATTCAATGAATCCGTCTCCTCCGTGGAGATCCGATGGGTGAAGCCACCCCTGGGGAAGATCCATGGGGAACTGCAGGGCTATCACATCTGGTACAGGTGGCAGAACTCCAAGGAGTTG AATATCTCCGCTGAAGCCCAGCCGAACACCAGCGTGGCCGTCCTGCCCGTAGTGGCCACCAATGCCACCTGCTCTGTCCGTGTGGCTGCCATCACCAAAGGGGGAGTGGGACCTTTCAGCAGCCCGGTGGAGGTCTTCATCCCTGGCAGTG GATTAATAACCTCAGCTCCCTCTTCGACTCCAGCGTCTGGGAATGTGGACTCCTTTATCGTAGCCCTGGGCTTTATCTGCGGGACGATTGCTGTCGGGCTGATCCTCTGCTTGTCCGTGGTCATCCAGAAAAGATGTGTGGAAACAAAATACGG GAATGCTTTCAGCAGTAATGACTTGGAGCTGGCAGTGAACTACACAGCCAAGAAGTCCTACTGCCGGAGAGCCGTTGAACTTACAT TGGGCAGCCTGGGCGTCAGCAGCGAGCTCCAGCAGAAGCTGCAGGATGTTGTTGTGGACAGAAATGCCCTCAGCCTGGGGAAGGTCCTGGGAGAGG GGGAGTTCGGGTCAGTGATGGAGGGGCATCTCAGCCAGCCCGAAGGCACCCCACAGAAGGTGGCTGTGAAGACCATGAAGT TGGATAACTTTTCCCAAAGGGAGATAGAAGAGTTCCTCAGTGAAGCAGCATGCATGAAGGACTTCGACCATCCCAATGTCATCAAGCTCCTAG GCGTGTGCATCGAGCTGAGCTCCCAGCAGGTCCCCAAGCCCATGGTGATTCTCCCATTCATGAAATACGGTGACCTGCACAGCTTCCTGCTTCGCTCACGGCTGGAGATGGCCCCCCAG TTTGTGCCCCTGCAGACACTGGTGAAGTTCATGGTCGATATCGCCCTGGGCATGGAGTATCTGAGCAGTCGGCACTTTCTCCACAGGGATTTGGCGGCTCGAAACTGCAT GTTACGGGATGATATGACGGTGTGCGTGGCAGACTTCGGTTTGTCGAAGAAGATTTACAGCGGCGATTACTACCGTCAGGGCCGAATAGCAAAAATGCCAGTGAAGTGGATTGCCATTGAGTCCCTGGCTGACCGCGTCTACACCACCAAAAGCGATGTG TGGGCATTTGGCGTTACCATGTGGGAGATAGTGACCCAAGGGATGACGCCCTACCCAGGAGTGCAGAACCACGAGATCTACGAGTACCTCTTCCACGGGCAGCGCCTGAAGAAGCCCGAGGACTGCCTGGATGAGCT GTATGAAATAATGTCTGCGTGCTGGAGAGCCAACCCCACCACCCGCCCGACGTTCTCACAGCTGAAGGTCCAtctggagaagctgctggaacACCTGCCCACTGTCAGGGGATCCAGAGACATCATCTACATCAACACCAGCCTGCCCGAGGAGAGCCCAGACTCCACCCAGGATTCAGGCTTCCCCCAAGCGGACTCTGATCTGGACCCCGGGGATGTTGCCGAGCCCTGCTCCCCCCGAGCAGAGACAGCACTGGTGGCTGTGGATGTCCACCACAACGAACGATGGGGGACGAGGTACGTCCTGGAGGAGCAGCTTGGCGGCCCTGCAGAGGAGGCCTACGTCCCGCTGCTGCCCAAGGGGGTGGCCGGCGAGGGCTCAGAGTGGACCCAGGCCAGCACCTTGCCTGCCAGCAGCTCGCTTGCGCCGGAGCTGCCTTGCACCAATAGCTGCATGGAGGACTCCGAAGTGCTGCTGGGAAAGGGGGAGCCTGTGCAGAGCGGGGTGTAA
- the MERTK gene encoding tyrosine-protein kinase Mer isoform X3 — MGGGRWALLWALLAALRPSRGGADDADRNRGLRPYLSAESHRPERSVATVGHWPHRSPEQPQDEPSASSLGQIKFNPTVQHIVINEHKDVTFNCSIKVPRLLLRPETPGISLWKDGRELHVLDRIATSHFEIADEEEVAMTSTFSILAAQRSDNGSYVCKLNISGTEVVSDPISVQLEGLPHFIRQPEKLNVTKNSPFNLTCQAVGPPEPVEIYWFRNNVQVNEKPHISPSVLTVPGLNETTLFSCEAHNSKGLTASNPGQVNVKGIPSAPTSVHVLNRTAHSIVISWVPGFDAFSALNSCSVQVKEAVPRNNVSLLLFNTSVPPHVYHIQQLGPMADYNIRVSCRNEVGWSAFSPWITASTTEGAPTTPPLNVTVSFNESVSSVEIRWVKPPLGKIHGELQGYHIWYRWQNSKELQNISAEAQPNTSVAVLPVVATNATCSVRVAAITKGGVGPFSSPVEVFIPGSASGNVDSFIVALGFICGTIAVGLILCLSVVIQKRCVETKYGNAFSSNDLELAVNYTAKKSYCRRAVELTLGSLGVSSELQQKLQDVVVDRNALSLGKVLGEGEFGSVMEGHLSQPEGTPQKVAVKTMKLDNFSQREIEEFLSEAACMKDFDHPNVIKLLGVCIELSSQQVPKPMVILPFMKYGDLHSFLLRSRLEMAPQFVPLQTLVKFMVDIALGMEYLSSRHFLHRDLAARNCMLRDDMTVCVADFGLSKKIYSGDYYRQGRIAKMPVKWIAIESLADRVYTTKSDVWAFGVTMWEIVTQGMTPYPGVQNHEIYEYLFHGQRLKKPEDCLDELYEIMSACWRANPTTRPTFSQLKVHLEKLLEHLPTVRGSRDIIYINTSLPEESPDSTQDSGFPQADSDLDPGDVAEPCSPRAETALVAVDVHHNERWGTRYVLEEQLGGPAEEAYVPLLPKGVAGEGSEWTQASTLPASSSLAPELPCTNSCMEDSEVLLGKGEPVQSGV; from the exons atgggcGGCGGGCGGTGGGCGCTGCTCTGGGCGCTGCTGGCGGCCCTGCGCCCGTCCCGCGGCGGAGCCG ACGACGCTGACCGAAATCGAGGTCTAAGGCCATACCTGTCGGCAGAGTCCCACCGCCCTGAGCGAAGCGTGGCCACTGTTGGTCACTGGCCTCACCGGAGCCCAGAGCAGCCCCAGGACGAGCCCTCAGCCAGCTCTCTAGGACAGATTAAGTTTAACCCCACGGTGCAACACATCGTGATTAATGAGCACAAGGATGTCACGTTTAATTGCTCCATCAAAGTACCTCGGCTGCTGCTCAGGCCAGAGACCCCGGGCATTTCCTTGTGGAAGGATGGGAGGGAGCTGCATGTGCTGGACCGCATCGCCACCAGCCACTTCGAGATTGCCGACGAAGAGGAGGTGGCAATGACTTCCACCTTCAG CATCCTTGCCGCCCAGCGCTCGGATAACGGCTCCTACGTCTGCAAACTCAATATCTCTGGCACTGAGGTGGTGTCAGATCCAATCTCGGTGCAGCTGGAAG GGCTCCCACACTTCATTCGTCAGCCCGAGAAGCTGAATGTCACCAAGAACAGTCCCTTCAACCTCACATGCCAAGCCGTGGGCCCACCAGAGCCTGTGGAGATCTACTGGTTTCGCAACAACGTCCAAGTGAATGAAAAGCCCCACATCTCCCCGTCAGTCCTGACCGTGCCAG GTCTTAATGAAACAACACTGTTCAGCTGTGAGGCTCACAACAGTAAAGGGCTAACTGCGTCCAACCCGGGGCAGGTCAACGTGAAAG GAATACCATCTGCACCCACCAGTGTGCATGTCCTCAACAGAACGGCCCACAGTATCGTGATATCCTGGGTGCCGGGCTTTGATGCATTCTCTGCCTTGAACAGCTGCAGTGTCCAG GTCAAGGAAGCTGTTCCACGAAACAACGTCTCACTTCTGCTCTTCAACACCTCGGTGCCTCCCCACGTGTATCACATCCAGCAGCTGGGGCCCATGGCAGACTATAACATCCGTGTTTCCTGCAGGAATGAAGTCGGCTGGTCAGCATTTAGCCCCTGGATAACCGCCAGCACCACTGAGGGAG CTCCGACCACCCCACCACTGAACGTCACAGTGTCATTCAATGAATCCGTCTCCTCCGTGGAGATCCGATGGGTGAAGCCACCCCTGGGGAAGATCCATGGGGAACTGCAGGGCTATCACATCTGGTACAGGTGGCAGAACTCCAAGGAGTTG caGAATATCTCCGCTGAAGCCCAGCCGAACACCAGCGTGGCCGTCCTGCCCGTAGTGGCCACCAATGCCACCTGCTCTGTCCGTGTGGCTGCCATCACCAAAGGGGGAGTGGGACCTTTCAGCAGCCCGGTGGAGGTCTTCATCCCTGGCAGTG CGTCTGGGAATGTGGACTCCTTTATCGTAGCCCTGGGCTTTATCTGCGGGACGATTGCTGTCGGGCTGATCCTCTGCTTGTCCGTGGTCATCCAGAAAAGATGTGTGGAAACAAAATACGG GAATGCTTTCAGCAGTAATGACTTGGAGCTGGCAGTGAACTACACAGCCAAGAAGTCCTACTGCCGGAGAGCCGTTGAACTTACAT TGGGCAGCCTGGGCGTCAGCAGCGAGCTCCAGCAGAAGCTGCAGGATGTTGTTGTGGACAGAAATGCCCTCAGCCTGGGGAAGGTCCTGGGAGAGG GGGAGTTCGGGTCAGTGATGGAGGGGCATCTCAGCCAGCCCGAAGGCACCCCACAGAAGGTGGCTGTGAAGACCATGAAGT TGGATAACTTTTCCCAAAGGGAGATAGAAGAGTTCCTCAGTGAAGCAGCATGCATGAAGGACTTCGACCATCCCAATGTCATCAAGCTCCTAG GCGTGTGCATCGAGCTGAGCTCCCAGCAGGTCCCCAAGCCCATGGTGATTCTCCCATTCATGAAATACGGTGACCTGCACAGCTTCCTGCTTCGCTCACGGCTGGAGATGGCCCCCCAG TTTGTGCCCCTGCAGACACTGGTGAAGTTCATGGTCGATATCGCCCTGGGCATGGAGTATCTGAGCAGTCGGCACTTTCTCCACAGGGATTTGGCGGCTCGAAACTGCAT GTTACGGGATGATATGACGGTGTGCGTGGCAGACTTCGGTTTGTCGAAGAAGATTTACAGCGGCGATTACTACCGTCAGGGCCGAATAGCAAAAATGCCAGTGAAGTGGATTGCCATTGAGTCCCTGGCTGACCGCGTCTACACCACCAAAAGCGATGTG TGGGCATTTGGCGTTACCATGTGGGAGATAGTGACCCAAGGGATGACGCCCTACCCAGGAGTGCAGAACCACGAGATCTACGAGTACCTCTTCCACGGGCAGCGCCTGAAGAAGCCCGAGGACTGCCTGGATGAGCT GTATGAAATAATGTCTGCGTGCTGGAGAGCCAACCCCACCACCCGCCCGACGTTCTCACAGCTGAAGGTCCAtctggagaagctgctggaacACCTGCCCACTGTCAGGGGATCCAGAGACATCATCTACATCAACACCAGCCTGCCCGAGGAGAGCCCAGACTCCACCCAGGATTCAGGCTTCCCCCAAGCGGACTCTGATCTGGACCCCGGGGATGTTGCCGAGCCCTGCTCCCCCCGAGCAGAGACAGCACTGGTGGCTGTGGATGTCCACCACAACGAACGATGGGGGACGAGGTACGTCCTGGAGGAGCAGCTTGGCGGCCCTGCAGAGGAGGCCTACGTCCCGCTGCTGCCCAAGGGGGTGGCCGGCGAGGGCTCAGAGTGGACCCAGGCCAGCACCTTGCCTGCCAGCAGCTCGCTTGCGCCGGAGCTGCCTTGCACCAATAGCTGCATGGAGGACTCCGAAGTGCTGCTGGGAAAGGGGGAGCCTGTGCAGAGCGGGGTGTAA
- the MERTK gene encoding tyrosine-protein kinase Mer isoform X1: MGGGRWALLWALLAALRPSRGGADDADRNRGLRPYLSAESHRPERSVATVGHWPHRSPEQPQDEPSASSLGQIKFNPTVQHIVINEHKDVTFNCSIKVPRLLLRPETPGISLWKDGRELHVLDRIATSHFEIADEEEVAMTSTFSILAAQRSDNGSYVCKLNISGTEVVSDPISVQLEGLPHFIRQPEKLNVTKNSPFNLTCQAVGPPEPVEIYWFRNNVQVNEKPHISPSVLTVPGLNETTLFSCEAHNSKGLTASNPGQVNVKGIPSAPTSVHVLNRTAHSIVISWVPGFDAFSALNSCSVQVKEAVPRNNVSLLLFNTSVPPHVYHIQQLGPMADYNIRVSCRNEVGWSAFSPWITASTTEGAPTTPPLNVTVSFNESVSSVEIRWVKPPLGKIHGELQGYHIWYRWQNSKELQNISAEAQPNTSVAVLPVVATNATCSVRVAAITKGGVGPFSSPVEVFIPGSGLITSAPSSTPASGNVDSFIVALGFICGTIAVGLILCLSVVIQKRCVETKYGNAFSSNDLELAVNYTAKKSYCRRAVELTLGSLGVSSELQQKLQDVVVDRNALSLGKVLGEGEFGSVMEGHLSQPEGTPQKVAVKTMKLDNFSQREIEEFLSEAACMKDFDHPNVIKLLGVCIELSSQQVPKPMVILPFMKYGDLHSFLLRSRLEMAPQFVPLQTLVKFMVDIALGMEYLSSRHFLHRDLAARNCMLRDDMTVCVADFGLSKKIYSGDYYRQGRIAKMPVKWIAIESLADRVYTTKSDVWAFGVTMWEIVTQGMTPYPGVQNHEIYEYLFHGQRLKKPEDCLDELYEIMSACWRANPTTRPTFSQLKVHLEKLLEHLPTVRGSRDIIYINTSLPEESPDSTQDSGFPQADSDLDPGDVAEPCSPRAETALVAVDVHHNERWGTRYVLEEQLGGPAEEAYVPLLPKGVAGEGSEWTQASTLPASSSLAPELPCTNSCMEDSEVLLGKGEPVQSGV, encoded by the exons atgggcGGCGGGCGGTGGGCGCTGCTCTGGGCGCTGCTGGCGGCCCTGCGCCCGTCCCGCGGCGGAGCCG ACGACGCTGACCGAAATCGAGGTCTAAGGCCATACCTGTCGGCAGAGTCCCACCGCCCTGAGCGAAGCGTGGCCACTGTTGGTCACTGGCCTCACCGGAGCCCAGAGCAGCCCCAGGACGAGCCCTCAGCCAGCTCTCTAGGACAGATTAAGTTTAACCCCACGGTGCAACACATCGTGATTAATGAGCACAAGGATGTCACGTTTAATTGCTCCATCAAAGTACCTCGGCTGCTGCTCAGGCCAGAGACCCCGGGCATTTCCTTGTGGAAGGATGGGAGGGAGCTGCATGTGCTGGACCGCATCGCCACCAGCCACTTCGAGATTGCCGACGAAGAGGAGGTGGCAATGACTTCCACCTTCAG CATCCTTGCCGCCCAGCGCTCGGATAACGGCTCCTACGTCTGCAAACTCAATATCTCTGGCACTGAGGTGGTGTCAGATCCAATCTCGGTGCAGCTGGAAG GGCTCCCACACTTCATTCGTCAGCCCGAGAAGCTGAATGTCACCAAGAACAGTCCCTTCAACCTCACATGCCAAGCCGTGGGCCCACCAGAGCCTGTGGAGATCTACTGGTTTCGCAACAACGTCCAAGTGAATGAAAAGCCCCACATCTCCCCGTCAGTCCTGACCGTGCCAG GTCTTAATGAAACAACACTGTTCAGCTGTGAGGCTCACAACAGTAAAGGGCTAACTGCGTCCAACCCGGGGCAGGTCAACGTGAAAG GAATACCATCTGCACCCACCAGTGTGCATGTCCTCAACAGAACGGCCCACAGTATCGTGATATCCTGGGTGCCGGGCTTTGATGCATTCTCTGCCTTGAACAGCTGCAGTGTCCAG GTCAAGGAAGCTGTTCCACGAAACAACGTCTCACTTCTGCTCTTCAACACCTCGGTGCCTCCCCACGTGTATCACATCCAGCAGCTGGGGCCCATGGCAGACTATAACATCCGTGTTTCCTGCAGGAATGAAGTCGGCTGGTCAGCATTTAGCCCCTGGATAACCGCCAGCACCACTGAGGGAG CTCCGACCACCCCACCACTGAACGTCACAGTGTCATTCAATGAATCCGTCTCCTCCGTGGAGATCCGATGGGTGAAGCCACCCCTGGGGAAGATCCATGGGGAACTGCAGGGCTATCACATCTGGTACAGGTGGCAGAACTCCAAGGAGTTG caGAATATCTCCGCTGAAGCCCAGCCGAACACCAGCGTGGCCGTCCTGCCCGTAGTGGCCACCAATGCCACCTGCTCTGTCCGTGTGGCTGCCATCACCAAAGGGGGAGTGGGACCTTTCAGCAGCCCGGTGGAGGTCTTCATCCCTGGCAGTG GATTAATAACCTCAGCTCCCTCTTCGACTCCAGCGTCTGGGAATGTGGACTCCTTTATCGTAGCCCTGGGCTTTATCTGCGGGACGATTGCTGTCGGGCTGATCCTCTGCTTGTCCGTGGTCATCCAGAAAAGATGTGTGGAAACAAAATACGG GAATGCTTTCAGCAGTAATGACTTGGAGCTGGCAGTGAACTACACAGCCAAGAAGTCCTACTGCCGGAGAGCCGTTGAACTTACAT TGGGCAGCCTGGGCGTCAGCAGCGAGCTCCAGCAGAAGCTGCAGGATGTTGTTGTGGACAGAAATGCCCTCAGCCTGGGGAAGGTCCTGGGAGAGG GGGAGTTCGGGTCAGTGATGGAGGGGCATCTCAGCCAGCCCGAAGGCACCCCACAGAAGGTGGCTGTGAAGACCATGAAGT TGGATAACTTTTCCCAAAGGGAGATAGAAGAGTTCCTCAGTGAAGCAGCATGCATGAAGGACTTCGACCATCCCAATGTCATCAAGCTCCTAG GCGTGTGCATCGAGCTGAGCTCCCAGCAGGTCCCCAAGCCCATGGTGATTCTCCCATTCATGAAATACGGTGACCTGCACAGCTTCCTGCTTCGCTCACGGCTGGAGATGGCCCCCCAG TTTGTGCCCCTGCAGACACTGGTGAAGTTCATGGTCGATATCGCCCTGGGCATGGAGTATCTGAGCAGTCGGCACTTTCTCCACAGGGATTTGGCGGCTCGAAACTGCAT GTTACGGGATGATATGACGGTGTGCGTGGCAGACTTCGGTTTGTCGAAGAAGATTTACAGCGGCGATTACTACCGTCAGGGCCGAATAGCAAAAATGCCAGTGAAGTGGATTGCCATTGAGTCCCTGGCTGACCGCGTCTACACCACCAAAAGCGATGTG TGGGCATTTGGCGTTACCATGTGGGAGATAGTGACCCAAGGGATGACGCCCTACCCAGGAGTGCAGAACCACGAGATCTACGAGTACCTCTTCCACGGGCAGCGCCTGAAGAAGCCCGAGGACTGCCTGGATGAGCT GTATGAAATAATGTCTGCGTGCTGGAGAGCCAACCCCACCACCCGCCCGACGTTCTCACAGCTGAAGGTCCAtctggagaagctgctggaacACCTGCCCACTGTCAGGGGATCCAGAGACATCATCTACATCAACACCAGCCTGCCCGAGGAGAGCCCAGACTCCACCCAGGATTCAGGCTTCCCCCAAGCGGACTCTGATCTGGACCCCGGGGATGTTGCCGAGCCCTGCTCCCCCCGAGCAGAGACAGCACTGGTGGCTGTGGATGTCCACCACAACGAACGATGGGGGACGAGGTACGTCCTGGAGGAGCAGCTTGGCGGCCCTGCAGAGGAGGCCTACGTCCCGCTGCTGCCCAAGGGGGTGGCCGGCGAGGGCTCAGAGTGGACCCAGGCCAGCACCTTGCCTGCCAGCAGCTCGCTTGCGCCGGAGCTGCCTTGCACCAATAGCTGCATGGAGGACTCCGAAGTGCTGCTGGGAAAGGGGGAGCCTGTGCAGAGCGGGGTGTAA